In one Streptomyces sp. NBC_01288 genomic region, the following are encoded:
- a CDS encoding CHAT domain-containing tetratricopeptide repeat protein, whose product MSSYHQADPELLNQQAVDLLNRASRAGDTAQLGTCVSWFQRIVALTPHHHPRRAVRLYNLAESHRALYALTGREFDADRSIGIGREAVAALHHGDPNSALILGNLSATHLLRFQRVGHPHDLDGVVEFGEGAVGVPGANPNIAFHLTTLGTGYLLRFQRTGQLADLDRSIDIGERVMTVAPADSPNRTTALSDLASGYLLRFDRTGQSSDLDRSIDRGEQVIVVASADFPNRPTTLTNLATGYLLRFVRTGNTSDLDRSIDRGEQVMAVVSADFPHRPTALTNLGNGYLLRFEQTGHLSDLDRAVGHGEQAMAASPADSPHRPTILSNLAMGYLRRFEGTGHVSDLDRSIDLGEQAMAVTLVDSPQRSTTLTNLATSYWARFGRAGRQADLERSIGFGEQATADTASPHRATALSNLAAAYADRFERTGNPADLERAIGHYERAVAVAPDNAVDGGTYVSNLGMAYHARFERLGEVADLDRAIGHLDRAAAVVPRGHLQFATILSNLGIVYRARFDRRGDVADLDRTVVHHEQAVAATPEGHPDLALRLSNLGTAYDARSDRKGDLADLHRAAASLERAVLATPADHPFRARARSNLAATLRGRFDRLGDVADLDRAIALHEEAVAATPEDHPNLAIHLSNLSVALWSRLTRTGDMSDLDAGIDAGRRAVAATPDGHPDRAMRLSNLATALHQRFEHSGSIHDLDRAVALHEEAVAATPDDHPNRAMHLSNLGTAYQSRSDRTAGGADLDSAIDRTLLALAATPADHPNRLLRLYNLGRSYQARYERSGDPADLDRAVDLAREAADAVPADDPLRAQHLFNLSNTHRLRFQRTGDTSDLDRAVDAAERTVAATPVDHPRRASRIYLLAVCHTRRWDSGRAFDRPRIMRLAEETLAATTSPPFERLRACWAVGRLAYVLDEPHTARLLFDTAVELLPLVAARETSSADHEYRLGANSGLVGETIAVHCALDDPGGAVQTAELGRSILLTSRLALRTPIADLEAEHPALAGRLSRVRDALNAADPPAMATPDGQDVDHVDHIDRRKRLWAEHDAVLTEIRRLPGLDRFLLPQRWTRLRPTGAGEAVVLLNAGRQRCDAVVVTADGPLLPVPLPELRLSDVELWAAELTEATHDAGSFTGELRCQRVLTELLGRLWDTTVEPVLDAIEDRLRLDDGVLPRVWWMPTGPLALLPLHAAGHPGATGALDRVISSYTPTMRTLARAQGRPAATAQRRLTVALDRTPGLPDLPATAAEAANLHAAHPDMPLLTNEQATAGSVTGALPRASWAHFACHAGTDPDAPSEGGLHLHDGVLSIAEIGRLDLHEAELAYLSACSTGHVGRRHADESIHLASAFQLAGFRHVVASLWPLADHVAAAAADHFYRLMPDTASADDAAIALHRVIRHLRTEHSGRPHLWASLIHSGP is encoded by the coding sequence ATGTCCTCCTACCACCAAGCCGATCCGGAGCTGCTGAACCAGCAGGCTGTCGACCTGTTGAACCGGGCCAGCAGGGCCGGTGACACAGCACAACTGGGCACCTGCGTCTCGTGGTTCCAGCGCATCGTCGCCCTGACACCGCATCACCATCCACGCCGAGCCGTCCGCCTGTACAACCTCGCCGAGTCGCATCGGGCGCTGTACGCGCTGACGGGCCGGGAGTTCGACGCCGACCGGTCGATCGGCATCGGGCGAGAGGCCGTGGCCGCCCTCCACCACGGCGACCCGAACTCCGCGCTGATCCTGGGCAACCTCAGCGCCACCCACCTCCTGCGGTTCCAGCGGGTCGGGCACCCGCACGACCTGGACGGGGTCGTCGAGTTCGGGGAAGGGGCCGTCGGCGTGCCCGGCGCCAACCCGAACATCGCGTTCCACCTGACCACCCTCGGCACGGGTTACCTGCTGCGATTCCAGAGAACAGGGCAACTCGCGGATCTGGACCGGTCCATCGACATCGGTGAACGGGTGATGACTGTCGCCCCCGCCGATTCGCCCAACCGGACGACAGCCTTGTCCGATCTCGCCTCCGGCTACTTGCTGCGCTTCGATCGGACGGGGCAGTCCTCGGATCTGGACCGTTCCATCGACAGAGGCGAGCAGGTGATCGTTGTCGCCTCCGCCGACTTTCCCAATCGGCCGACAACCTTGACCAACCTGGCCACGGGTTACTTGCTGCGGTTCGTGCGGACCGGGAACACCTCGGACCTGGACCGTTCCATCGACAGAGGCGAGCAGGTCATGGCTGTCGTCTCCGCAGATTTTCCGCACCGCCCGACCGCCCTGACCAACCTCGGCAACGGCTACTTGCTGCGGTTCGAGCAGACAGGGCACCTCTCGGACCTGGACCGTGCCGTCGGCCACGGTGAGCAGGCGATGGCTGCCAGTCCCGCTGACTCCCCGCACCGGCCGACCATCCTGTCCAACCTCGCCATGGGCTACCTGCGGCGGTTCGAGGGAACCGGGCACGTCTCGGATCTGGACCGTTCCATCGACCTCGGTGAGCAGGCGATGGCTGTCACTCTCGTCGACTCCCCTCAGCGGTCGACGACCCTGACCAACCTCGCCACCTCCTACTGGGCACGGTTCGGACGGGCGGGCCGTCAGGCGGACCTGGAGCGCTCCATCGGCTTCGGGGAACAGGCCACCGCCGACACCGCCAGTCCGCACCGAGCCACCGCCCTGTCCAACCTCGCCGCCGCCTACGCCGACCGCTTCGAGCGGACGGGGAACCCGGCCGACCTGGAGCGGGCGATCGGCCACTACGAACGGGCGGTGGCCGTGGCTCCGGACAACGCCGTGGACGGCGGCACCTACGTGTCCAATCTCGGTATGGCGTACCACGCGCGGTTCGAGCGGCTGGGGGAGGTCGCCGACCTGGACCGGGCGATCGGCCACCTTGATCGTGCCGCTGCCGTGGTGCCCCGCGGACACCTCCAGTTCGCGACGATCCTGTCCAACCTCGGCATCGTGTACCGGGCGCGGTTCGACCGGCGGGGGGACGTGGCCGACCTGGACCGGACGGTCGTACATCACGAACAGGCTGTGGCCGCGACGCCAGAGGGCCACCCGGATCTCGCCCTCCGTCTGTCCAACCTGGGCACCGCGTACGACGCGCGGTCGGACCGGAAGGGAGACCTCGCCGACCTGCACCGCGCCGCAGCGAGCCTGGAACGCGCCGTCCTCGCCACACCGGCCGATCACCCCTTCCGCGCGAGGGCCCGGTCCAATCTGGCGGCGACCCTGCGCGGGCGGTTCGACCGGCTGGGGGACGTGGCCGATCTGGACCGGGCGATCGCGCTTCACGAAGAGGCCGTGGCCGCCACCCCCGAGGACCACCCGAACCTGGCGATCCACCTGTCCAACCTCAGCGTCGCCCTCTGGTCCCGGCTCACCCGCACCGGAGACATGTCCGACCTCGACGCGGGCATCGACGCCGGCAGACGCGCGGTGGCCGCCACGCCGGACGGTCACCCGGACCGTGCGATGCGCCTGTCCAACCTTGCCACCGCCCTCCATCAACGGTTTGAGCACAGCGGCAGCATTCACGACCTGGACCGTGCCGTCGCGCTTCACGAAGAGGCCGTGGCCGCCACGCCTGACGACCACCCGAACAGGGCGATGCACCTGTCCAACCTCGGAACCGCCTACCAGTCGCGGTCCGACCGGACCGCCGGCGGCGCCGACCTCGACAGCGCCATCGACCGCACGCTCCTGGCGCTCGCGGCCACCCCCGCCGACCACCCCAACCGACTGCTGCGCCTTTACAACCTGGGACGGTCCTATCAGGCGCGGTACGAGCGCTCGGGCGATCCGGCCGACCTGGACCGCGCGGTCGACCTGGCGCGGGAGGCGGCCGACGCCGTCCCAGCGGACGATCCGCTCCGCGCGCAGCATCTGTTCAACCTCAGTAACACCCACCGGCTGCGGTTCCAGCGGACCGGCGACACGTCCGACCTCGACCGCGCCGTCGACGCCGCGGAACGGACCGTCGCGGCGACCCCCGTCGACCATCCCCGGCGGGCCTCACGCATCTACCTCCTCGCGGTCTGTCACACGAGGAGGTGGGACAGCGGCAGAGCGTTCGACCGGCCGCGGATCATGCGGCTCGCGGAGGAGACGCTCGCGGCCACGACGTCGCCCCCGTTCGAAAGGCTTCGCGCCTGCTGGGCGGTCGGCCGACTCGCCTACGTACTGGACGAACCGCACACCGCCCGGCTGCTGTTCGACACGGCGGTGGAGCTGCTGCCGTTGGTCGCGGCACGGGAGACCTCGTCGGCGGACCACGAGTACCGTCTCGGCGCGAACAGCGGACTGGTCGGCGAGACGATCGCCGTGCACTGTGCCCTCGACGATCCGGGCGGCGCGGTCCAGACCGCCGAGCTGGGACGGTCGATCCTGCTGACGTCCCGGCTGGCGCTGCGGACACCCATCGCCGACCTCGAAGCCGAGCACCCGGCACTGGCCGGCCGGCTGAGCCGGGTCCGCGATGCCCTCAACGCGGCGGATCCCCCGGCCATGGCCACGCCCGACGGCCAGGACGTCGACCACGTCGACCACATCGACCGGCGTAAACGGCTGTGGGCCGAGCACGACGCCGTACTCACGGAGATCCGCCGGCTGCCGGGCCTGGACCGGTTCCTGCTCCCGCAGAGATGGACCCGGCTGCGGCCGACCGGCGCCGGTGAGGCGGTCGTGCTGCTCAACGCCGGCCGTCAGCGGTGCGACGCCGTCGTCGTCACCGCAGACGGGCCCCTGCTGCCGGTGCCGCTGCCCGAACTGCGGTTGTCCGACGTCGAGTTGTGGGCAGCCGAGCTGACGGAAGCGACGCACGACGCCGGCTCGTTCACGGGCGAGCTGCGCTGCCAACGGGTGCTGACGGAACTGCTCGGCCGACTCTGGGACACGACGGTCGAGCCGGTCCTCGACGCGATCGAGGACCGGCTCCGCCTGGACGACGGAGTACTGCCCCGCGTGTGGTGGATGCCGACCGGACCGCTCGCGCTGCTGCCACTGCACGCGGCAGGACACCCCGGCGCCACCGGAGCGCTCGACCGGGTGATCTCGTCGTACACACCCACCATGCGCACCCTGGCCCGTGCGCAAGGACGCCCGGCCGCTACGGCCCAGCGCCGGCTCACGGTGGCCCTCGACCGGACCCCGGGTCTGCCGGACCTGCCGGCCACCGCCGCCGAGGCGGCGAACCTGCACGCCGCCCACCCCGACATGCCGCTCCTCACCAACGAGCAGGCCACCGCCGGCAGTGTGACCGGCGCGCTCCCCAGGGCGAGTTGGGCCCACTTCGCCTGCCACGCGGGCACCGACCCCGACGCGCCGTCCGAGGGCGGGCTCCACCTCCACGACGGCGTGCTGTCCATCGCGGAGATCGGCCGCCTCGACCTCCACGAGGCCGAACTGGCCTACCTGTCCGCGTGCTCCACCGGCCACGTCGGCCGACGGCACGCGGACGAGTCCATCCACCTCGCCTCCGCCTTCCAACTGGCCGGCTTCCGCCACGTCGTAGCGAGCCTCTGGCCGTTGGCCGACCACGTGGCGGCAGCCGCGGCCGACCACTTCTACCGACTGATGCCGGACACGGCGTCCGCCGACGACGCGGCGATCGCGCTCCACCGCGTCATCCGGCATCTGCGCACCGAACACTCCGGCCGACCGCACCTGTGGGCGTCCCTGATCCACAGCGGGCCGTAG
- a CDS encoding VOC family protein → MTSRFTELVVDCRDPERLAAFWCEVLDFKVIDRGEGRVEIGSWVPTVEEVRARQMPPTLQFIQVPEDKTVKNRLHLDVSPIDGSTADEVTRLLGLGATTADVGQGADRSWVVMADPEGNEFDVVRSLAPRENQDAITGTVVNTS, encoded by the coding sequence ATGACAAGCAGGTTCACCGAGTTGGTCGTCGACTGCCGTGATCCGGAGCGGCTCGCGGCCTTCTGGTGCGAGGTCCTGGACTTCAAGGTGATCGACCGGGGCGAGGGCAGGGTCGAGATCGGCTCCTGGGTGCCGACCGTCGAGGAGGTCCGGGCCCGCCAGATGCCGCCCACCCTGCAGTTCATCCAGGTGCCCGAGGACAAGACCGTCAAGAACCGGCTCCACCTCGACGTCAGCCCGATCGACGGCAGCACGGCGGACGAGGTGACCAGGCTGCTCGGCCTCGGCGCCACCACGGCTGATGTGGGCCAGGGTGCGGATCGGAGCTGGGTGGTCATGGCCGATCCCGAGGGCAACGAGTTCGATGTGGTGCGGAGCCTGGCGCCACGGGAGAACCAGGACGCGATCACGGGCACGGTGGTGAACACCTCGTAG
- a CDS encoding TetR/AcrR family transcriptional regulator, whose product MTDPPRGADRTEAIMRTTLELGQEIGYARLSIEAIAARAGAGKHTIYRRWPSKGALFLDSLLSLHQSDLDYPDTGDIVTDLRTQIHAAVDLLGNPPFGPLYQALVGEAQYDPQVAAALNERFIAPQAAMTVARLKKARDAGQLSPAFDLSLAMAVLSGPLYFQFLITQEPLTHEYVDRVLHALFNGMGKPSQSPSPDVDSGES is encoded by the coding sequence ATGACAGATCCCCCTCGTGGCGCCGACCGGACCGAGGCCATCATGCGGACCACTCTGGAGCTGGGCCAGGAGATCGGTTACGCCAGGCTCAGCATCGAGGCGATCGCGGCCCGGGCCGGCGCGGGCAAGCACACCATCTACCGCAGATGGCCGTCGAAGGGCGCCCTGTTCCTGGACTCCCTGCTCTCGCTGCACCAGTCCGACCTGGACTACCCCGACACGGGCGACATCGTCACCGATCTGCGCACCCAGATCCACGCGGCCGTCGACCTTCTGGGCAACCCGCCCTTCGGCCCGCTGTACCAGGCCCTGGTCGGAGAGGCCCAGTACGACCCGCAGGTCGCCGCCGCCCTCAACGAGCGCTTCATCGCCCCGCAGGCCGCCATGACCGTGGCCCGCCTGAAAAAGGCACGAGATGCAGGGCAGTTGTCGCCCGCCTTCGACCTGAGCCTGGCCATGGCGGTCCTTTCCGGCCCGCTCTACTTCCAGTTCCTGATCACGCAGGAGCCCTTGACCCACGAGTACGTCGACCGTGTCCTCCACGCCCTCTTCAACGGCATGGGGAAACCCTCGCAAAGCCCGTCGCCCGATGTCGATTCAGGAGAGTCATGA
- a CDS encoding FAD-dependent monooxygenase, with translation MDTDVIVVGAGPTGLMLACELRLAGVRPLVLERQSHRRDTAKAGGLGGRILELLRHRGLLERCEAACTGPVPAPRFPFGGIHLDLTRLADPPLHALPLPQQRLEDVLAERAGELGAEIRRGHQVSGVVQDTAAVTAEVLGPDGPYRVTARYLAGCDGARSRIRDGAGIAFPGTAYPEVNRLAQVTFPDTVTVLGNGDLDVAGHGTVPGGFTRTDRGLLGVGASPDSPVVSLFTTEDEAEEYDDVPMPLTEFQDSLRRVLGTDLPVREAIRLSRFTFKARQAEQYRKGRILLAGDAAHLFPATGVAINAGMLDAVNLAWKLAADIHGRAPDGLLDTYHDERHLAGARTMLHTQAQVALRRGTDPAAEALREVFQELLADEQPQRRLGSLLAGTDIRYPMPGSSGHHPLAGAFVPDLTLHSDGGVTDVGELLHTARPLLLDLADREDLRRAAGDWHSRVDVHTAKTDDRPADALLIRPDAHIAWAAAADESPDDAVPALREALTRWFGAPEGDV, from the coding sequence ATGGATACCGACGTGATCGTCGTGGGAGCCGGTCCGACCGGGCTGATGCTGGCGTGCGAACTGCGCCTGGCCGGGGTGCGCCCGCTGGTGCTGGAGCGCCAGTCGCACCGCCGGGACACCGCGAAGGCCGGTGGCCTCGGCGGACGGATCCTGGAACTGCTGCGCCACCGGGGCCTGTTGGAGCGATGCGAGGCCGCCTGCACCGGCCCCGTCCCGGCGCCCCGGTTCCCGTTCGGCGGCATCCATCTCGATCTCACCCGGCTCGCCGATCCTCCGCTGCACGCCCTGCCGCTTCCGCAACAGCGGCTCGAAGACGTGCTCGCCGAACGCGCCGGTGAACTCGGTGCCGAGATCCGCCGCGGGCACCAGGTGTCCGGGGTCGTCCAGGACACGGCGGCGGTGACCGCGGAGGTGCTCGGCCCGGACGGGCCGTACCGCGTGACGGCCCGGTACCTGGCGGGCTGCGACGGCGCCCGCAGCCGGATCCGCGACGGGGCGGGCATCGCCTTCCCCGGCACCGCCTATCCGGAGGTCAACCGGCTGGCCCAGGTCACCTTTCCCGACACGGTGACCGTGCTCGGCAACGGGGATCTCGACGTCGCCGGACACGGCACGGTCCCCGGCGGCTTCACGCGAACGGACCGCGGTCTCCTGGGCGTCGGCGCATCGCCCGACTCACCCGTGGTCTCCCTCTTCACCACCGAGGACGAGGCCGAGGAGTACGACGACGTCCCGATGCCCCTGACCGAGTTCCAGGACAGCCTCCGTCGCGTCCTGGGCACGGATCTCCCCGTGCGCGAGGCGATCCGGCTGTCGCGGTTCACCTTCAAGGCCCGGCAGGCCGAGCAGTACCGAAAAGGGCGGATCCTGCTGGCCGGTGACGCGGCGCACCTGTTCCCGGCGACCGGTGTGGCCATCAACGCCGGCATGCTCGACGCGGTCAACCTGGCCTGGAAGCTGGCCGCCGACATCCACGGTCGGGCACCCGACGGTCTGCTGGACACCTACCACGACGAACGGCACCTCGCCGGCGCGCGCACCATGCTGCACACCCAGGCCCAAGTGGCGCTGCGGCGCGGCACCGACCCGGCCGCCGAGGCACTCCGCGAGGTCTTCCAGGAACTGCTCGCCGACGAGCAGCCGCAGCGCCGCTTGGGTTCCCTTCTCGCCGGCACCGACATCCGCTACCCGATGCCCGGATCATCCGGCCACCACCCGCTGGCCGGAGCGTTCGTCCCCGACCTCACCCTGCACAGCGACGGGGGAGTGACCGACGTCGGCGAACTCCTGCACACCGCACGCCCGTTGCTCCTGGACCTCGCCGACCGCGAGGATCTCCGCCGGGCGGCCGGAGACTGGCACTCCCGCGTCGACGTCCACACCGCCAAGACCGACGACCGCCCCGCCGACGCCCTCCTGATCCGCCCCGACGCGCACATCGCCTGGGCCGCGGCCGCCGACGAGAGCCCCGACGACGCCGTACCGGCACTGCGCGAGGCACTCACCCGCTGGTTCGGCGCCCCCGAGGGCGACGTCTGA
- a CDS encoding CatB-related O-acetyltransferase — translation MPPVPADPTLLHPMPDQPRVVLLKPLVTSPLIEVGEFTYYDDPEDPTAFETRNVLYHYGPEKLVIGKFCALGEGVRFIMNGANHRMDGPSTFPFPIMGGSWSDHFDLITGLPGRGDTTVGNDVWFGYGTMVMPGVRIGHGAIIASGSVVVDDIPDYGIVGGNPARLLRRRHTDADIERLLALAWWDWPLPHLTEHLRTVMSGTVDDLEAVAPGPLPH, via the coding sequence ATGCCGCCCGTTCCCGCCGACCCGACCCTCCTGCATCCGATGCCGGACCAGCCTCGGGTCGTACTCCTCAAGCCACTGGTGACCTCACCGCTGATCGAGGTCGGGGAGTTCACGTACTACGACGATCCCGAGGACCCGACGGCCTTCGAGACCCGCAACGTCCTCTATCACTACGGGCCCGAGAAGCTCGTCATCGGGAAGTTCTGCGCGCTGGGCGAGGGCGTGCGGTTCATCATGAACGGCGCCAACCACCGGATGGACGGCCCCTCGACGTTCCCCTTCCCGATCATGGGCGGTTCCTGGTCCGACCACTTCGACCTCATCACCGGTCTGCCCGGACGGGGCGACACCACGGTGGGCAACGACGTCTGGTTCGGCTACGGGACCATGGTGATGCCCGGCGTCCGCATCGGCCACGGAGCGATCATCGCCTCCGGCTCCGTCGTCGTCGACGACATCCCCGACTACGGCATCGTCGGCGGCAACCCCGCGAGACTGCTGCGCCGCCGCCACACCGACGCCGACATCGAGCGCCTTCTCGCACTGGCCTGGTGGGACTGGCCGCTGCCGCATCTCACCGAACATCTCCGCACGGTCATGTCCGGCACCGTCGACGACCTGGAGGCCGTAGCACCCGGCCCCCTCCCGCACTGA
- a CDS encoding erythromycin esterase family protein translates to MTRSSPGTPFADWLREHAVPLTHLDPEAPLDDLTPLRGIIGDARVVAIGEHSHFIEEFALLRRRILRFLVERCGFTVLAFEYGFSEGFPLDAWAGGEGTEEDLAAHLATAVPVGLTEPLRWVRRHNRTAASSPVRFVGVDIPAAGGSLLPALAPVADYLSRVDPETVPAVETAMRIAASFAGGSAAVAAPAWARLSAAEQDALTAILARLLVRFRALEPLYATHDDRHDYDLALHRLEGACHADYTFRAMAGLFAGDGLTADTSARDAYMARSVLWHLERLHPGARLVLVAHNAHIQTTPISFDGHLTGLPMGQQLQRALGDDYFALGLTSVTGHTADMQRDETAPFGFTLADSPLDSPDSGSIEAAFGDVGLGLGIADLRSARTEASDGPDRVRLQGTYVRTPVIDAFDAVLSTPASTVTKDLRI, encoded by the coding sequence ATGACCCGTTCATCCCCCGGCACCCCGTTCGCCGACTGGCTTCGCGAACATGCCGTGCCACTCACCCACCTCGACCCCGAGGCACCGCTCGACGACCTGACACCGCTGCGCGGCATCATCGGGGACGCCCGTGTCGTCGCGATCGGCGAACACTCCCATTTCATCGAGGAGTTCGCACTGCTGCGCCGCCGCATCCTGCGGTTCCTCGTCGAACGCTGCGGCTTCACCGTCCTGGCCTTCGAGTACGGCTTCAGCGAAGGCTTCCCCCTGGACGCCTGGGCCGGGGGAGAGGGAACCGAGGAGGACCTGGCGGCCCATCTCGCCACGGCGGTGCCCGTGGGCCTCACCGAGCCCCTGCGATGGGTCCGCCGGCACAACCGCACCGCCGCCTCATCACCGGTGCGCTTCGTCGGGGTCGACATCCCGGCGGCGGGCGGTTCCCTGCTGCCCGCCCTGGCCCCGGTCGCCGACTACCTGAGCCGTGTCGACCCCGAGACCGTGCCGGCCGTCGAGACGGCGATGCGGATCGCCGCATCATTCGCCGGAGGCTCCGCGGCCGTCGCCGCACCCGCCTGGGCACGCCTGTCCGCCGCCGAACAGGACGCCCTCACCGCGATCCTGGCGCGCCTGCTCGTCCGGTTCCGCGCGCTCGAACCGCTCTACGCCACCCACGACGACCGGCACGACTACGACCTCGCCCTGCACCGCCTCGAAGGCGCCTGCCACGCCGACTACACCTTCCGCGCCATGGCCGGCCTGTTCGCGGGGGACGGCCTCACCGCCGACACCTCGGCCCGCGACGCCTACATGGCCAGATCGGTCCTCTGGCACCTGGAACGCCTCCATCCCGGCGCCCGTCTCGTCCTGGTCGCCCACAATGCCCACATCCAGACGACACCCATCTCCTTCGACGGGCACCTCACCGGGCTCCCCATGGGACAGCAACTCCAACGCGCCCTCGGCGACGACTACTTCGCCCTCGGCCTGACCAGCGTCACCGGACACACCGCGGACATGCAACGCGACGAGACGGCACCCTTCGGTTTCACCCTCGCGGACAGTCCACTGGATTCACCCGACTCCGGAAGCATCGAAGCCGCCTTCGGGGACGTCGGCCTCGGACTCGGAATCGCCGATCTCCGCAGCGCCCGCACGGAGGCTTCCGACGGCCCCGACCGCGTCCGGCTGCAGGGGACGTACGTGCGGACTCCTGTCATCGATGCGTTCGATGCCGTACTGAGCACCCCTGCCTCCACTGTCACAAAGGACCTGCGCATCTGA
- a CDS encoding TetR/AcrR family transcriptional regulator: MTVWDRPEPPTRPVPLDRERIVAAAIALADEGGLEAVSLRKVAARLEAGPMRLYGYIATKEELFDLMVDEVQAEILPEEQPGDWREALRVLAHRTRQTALRHVWLADLLGGRPALGPNGLAVTEATLSALDGLADIDTVMRAVETVSAYSTGAIRREIANLRAERATGLSKRDWQRAHGPHVTSMLATGRFPALAKAVHDGTDVDAETSFTTGLDWVLDAVAAKLPRPAA, translated from the coding sequence ATGACTGTGTGGGACAGGCCGGAGCCGCCGACTCGCCCCGTGCCGCTGGACCGGGAGCGGATCGTCGCCGCCGCGATCGCGCTGGCCGACGAGGGCGGGCTGGAAGCGGTGTCGTTGCGCAAGGTCGCCGCCCGGCTGGAGGCCGGCCCGATGCGGCTGTACGGCTATATCGCCACCAAGGAGGAGCTGTTCGACCTCATGGTGGACGAGGTCCAGGCCGAGATCCTCCCCGAGGAGCAGCCCGGTGACTGGCGGGAGGCGCTGCGCGTCCTCGCCCACCGCACCAGGCAGACCGCGCTCCGTCACGTATGGCTGGCCGATCTGCTCGGCGGCCGCCCGGCCCTGGGCCCGAACGGCCTCGCCGTGACCGAGGCGACGTTGTCCGCCCTCGACGGTCTCGCCGACATCGACACCGTCATGCGTGCCGTGGAGACCGTCAGCGCCTACTCCACCGGCGCGATCAGGCGCGAGATCGCGAACCTGCGGGCCGAGCGCGCCACGGGCCTGTCCAAGCGCGACTGGCAGCGCGCCCACGGCCCGCATGTGACGAGCATGTTGGCCACGGGCCGCTTCCCGGCGCTGGCCAAAGCGGTGCACGACGGTACGGACGTGGACGCCGAGACATCCTTCACGACCGGCCTGGACTGGGTCCTCGACGCCGTGGCCGCCAAACTGCCCCGGCCGGCGGCGTGA
- a CDS encoding FAD-dependent oxidoreductase, whose amino-acid sequence MRQRIAVVGSGPAGLTFARVLHRHGHSVAVLEHDPGPDARPPGGTLDLHEGLGRLALDKAGLRAEFEALSRPEGQAMRILDTDGTVLRDWRPRPDDRANPEIDRGQLRDLLLGPLDVQWGRGVTRVVPGVRDGVQVHFADGRQETYDLVVGADGAWSRVRPALSPATPHYTGVTSVETSLDDVDTRHPDLARLIGDGSVAVYGVNRSLVAQRNSGGHVKVYTKFRAPLDWHTDLDLADAEAVRASLLALFDGWAAPVLDLLRHGTAFVHRPFHVLPVSHTWTHVPGVTLLGDAAHLMPPLGAGANLAMLEGAELAESIAAAPGRGDLDEAVRAFEEQMWARAGRWAKITTAGLERLVSPDPAEAIAVFDQVQPS is encoded by the coding sequence ATGAGACAACGCATCGCCGTGGTCGGGAGCGGCCCCGCCGGCCTTACCTTCGCCCGTGTCCTGCACCGCCATGGCCACTCTGTCGCCGTCCTCGAACACGATCCTGGCCCCGACGCCCGCCCACCGGGCGGCACGCTGGACCTGCACGAAGGGCTGGGCCGGCTCGCGCTGGACAAGGCGGGGCTACGGGCGGAGTTCGAGGCACTGTCCCGTCCAGAGGGGCAGGCCATGCGCATCCTGGACACCGACGGGACCGTGCTGCGCGACTGGCGACCCCGCCCGGATGACCGGGCCAATCCCGAGATCGACCGCGGGCAACTCCGTGACCTGCTGCTCGGCCCTCTCGACGTCCAGTGGGGCCGGGGCGTGACGCGGGTGGTGCCGGGCGTTCGGGACGGCGTACAGGTCCATTTCGCGGACGGGCGACAGGAGACGTACGACCTCGTGGTCGGCGCGGACGGCGCCTGGTCCCGGGTCCGACCGGCCCTCTCGCCGGCGACGCCGCACTACACCGGCGTCACCTCGGTCGAGACCTCTCTCGACGACGTCGACACCCGCCACCCCGATCTCGCCCGGTTGATCGGCGACGGTTCCGTGGCTGTGTACGGCGTGAACCGAAGCCTCGTCGCCCAGCGGAACAGCGGCGGTCACGTGAAGGTGTACACGAAATTCCGCGCGCCGCTGGACTGGCACACGGACCTGGACCTGGCCGACGCCGAGGCCGTGCGGGCGAGCCTGCTGGCACTGTTCGACGGCTGGGCCGCTCCCGTCCTCGACCTCCTCCGCCACGGCACCGCGTTCGTCCACCGCCCCTTCCACGTCCTGCCCGTGTCCCACACCTGGACCCACGTTCCCGGGGTGACGCTGCTGGGCGACGCCGCCCATCTGATGCCCCCCTTGGGCGCGGGCGCGAACCTCGCAATGCTGGAAGGCGCCGAACTCGCCGAGTCCATCGCCGCCGCCCCCGGCCGTGGAGATCTGGACGAGGCCGTCCGCGCCTTCGAAGAACAGATGTGGGCACGGGCCGGCAGGTGGGCGAAGATCACGACGGCCGGTCTGGAACGCCTCGTGAGCCCGGACCCCGCCGAAGCCATCGCCGTCTTCGACCAGGTCCAGCCGTCCTGA